A stretch of DNA from Alicyclobacillus acidocaldarius subsp. acidocaldarius Tc-4-1:
AGCGCTTCACGCACCCCGAGCTCAAGGCGAGGGAGGCCGACATGCTCACCGCCGCGGAACGCGTGGTGGAGCTAGAGCGCGCGCGCTTCGAGTCGTGGATCCATCGCGTTCGGGAGCAGGCGAGCGAACTTCAACAGTTTGCGGAGGTCGTGAGCACCGTCGACGTGCTCGCGGGGCTGGCCGAGCTGGCCGTGAAACGCGGCTATGTCCGGCCCGAGGTGACCGAGGACGTCGGTATGGAAATCCGTGAGGGCCGCCACCCGGTCGTGGAGGCGTCGCTCGGAGCGGAATTTGTGCCGAACGACCTCGTGCTCACGCCGGATGCGCCCATCGTCCTCCTCACGGGCCCGAACATGGGCGGCAAAAGCACCTACATGCGCCAGGCGGCACTCATCGCCATTCTCGCGCAGATGGGCTCGTACGTGCCCGCCCGCTCGGCCCGCATTGGCCTCGTCGATCGCGTCTTCACGCGCATCGGCGCGTCGGACGATCTCAGCCGCGGCCAAAGCACGTTCATGGTCGAGATGACGGAACTCGCGGAGATCCTGCGCGAGGCGAGTGGGAGGAGCCTCGTCCTGCTCGACGAAATTGGGCGGGGCACGTCGACGTATGACGGATTGTCCATCGCCGAAGCCGTGCTGGAGGATTTGGCCGAGCGGCGCCATCGGCCGCTCACGCTCTTCGCGACGCACTACCACGAGCTCATCTCGTTTTCGGAGCGGTTCTCCTGCGTCCGCAATCAGTCCATGGCGGTGGAGGAGACGGACACGGGCATTCGCTTCCTGCACACCGTCGTGATGCGCCCGTCCGACCGAAGCTACGGCATCCAGGTGGCTCGGCTCGCGGGCTTGCCGGATCGAGTCATTCGGCGCGCCATGGAATTTTTGGCCGCGCGGGAGGTCACACCCGAGGTGGCGGCGGCTCGGGACGACCGGCGCGAGCGGCGCCGAGAGCCGCAGGTGCGTGAAGACGGCCCGGTCGCGCTCGATTTGTTTGCCGCTCCGTATCGCGATCTCGTCGATTGGCTGGCCGCGCAGGACGTGATGCGCATGACGCCGCTTGAGGCGATGCAGGTGTTGCACGAGGCCGCGGAGAAAGCGAGGGATCTCGTCGGATGGGCAAAATCCAGGTAATGCCGAAGGTGATGGCAGACCAGATTGCGGCCGGCGAGGTCGTTGCCCGGCCTGCGTCGTGCGTCAAGGAGCTCGTCGAGAACAGCCTCGACGCGGGTGCCACGCGCATCGAGGTTGCGCTTGCCGAGGGCGGGATCGCCTGTGTGACCGTCGTGGACGACGGGGAGGGCATGTCAGCCGAGGATGCCGCCTTGGCTTTCCACCGCCACGCCACGAGCAAGGTGCATGAACCGCGCGATCTCGCCCGCATCCGCACGCTCGGCTTTCGGGGCGAGGCGCTCGCGGCCATCGCGTCGGTCGCGCGCGTTCGCCTCATCACGCGGGCCCGCGGGGAGGAATCGGGGGTCCTGGTGCGCGTGGAAGGCGGTCACATTCACCCACCCGAGCCCATCGGTGCGCCGTTTGGCACGACCATGGAGGTGCGGGATCTGTTCTTCAACACGCCTGCACGTCTCAAGTATCTCCGCAGCGCGCACACGGAGCAGGCGCGATCGGTGGAAGTCGTGCAGCGCGAAAGCCTCGCACATCCCGAGGTGGCCTTTGTGTGCCGCACCGAGCGCCAGGTTCTGTTCCAGACGCCGGGGCGCGGCGATGCGCGCGAAGTCTGGGCGGCGCTCTACGGGGTGGGCGAAGCGCGCATGCTTCTCGAGGCGCGCGGCGCGACGGATGATTATACCCTGCACGGATACGTGGGCCGACCGACGCAGGCCCGCTCCTCCCGGCAGCACGGTTACCTCTTCATCAACGGCAGGCCCGTGCGCAATCTGGTCGTACAGCAGGCCGTGGAGCGCGCCTATGGCGAGCGGCTGATGGTGGGGAGATATCCCGTCTATGCCCTGTACCTCGAGATGGACCCGGCGCTGGTCGATCCCAATGTCCATCCACAAAAATGGGAGGTCCGCCTGAGCGAGGAGCGCGACGTCTGCCAACTCGTCGAATCGGCCGTTCGGGAGGCCCTGGATAACGCGATGCTCACGGCGTCTCCACGCGTGCGGACGAGCGCTCCGATCGGGTCCCCCGTGCCACTCAAGTTGCCGGAGGAGCCAGAGCGCTTGCCGGAGGTGCCGGAGCGCACGCGCGAGATGCAGCAGAGTCCGTCGCCCGGCGCAGATCCCAAGGAGCCCCCGCGTCACCTGGCGCGCTCGCTTTCATTCGGCCAAGGCACAGGCCGAACGGCCGCGCCGAGAGAGGTTTGGGAGTCTGCGCTCGCGGTGCGCGAATCGGCGGCTTCGCAGCTCGAGGCTGAGCCCAAGACGGAGGCAAACCACGCCGAGGACAAGCGCGAGGTCCAGCAGGAGCGGCCCACGGACTGGAGGCTTCGCCCTATCGGGCAGGCGCTCCGCGCCTACATCCTGGCTGAAGATGGGAATGACCTGTATATCATTGATCAGCATGCCGCGCACGAGCGCGTGCTGTACGAGGATCTGCTCGACGCATGGGAACACGGCGACATTCAGCCCATGCCGCTTCTGACACCTCTTGAACTTTCGCTTAGGCCGTCGGTTTTCGAGGAGGTCATGGCCTGCCGAGAGGAACTCCTCGCGCTCGGAATCGAGATCGACCCGTTCGGCGCCCACACCGTGCTGGTGCGCACCATTCCCGATTCGTGGCAGGGGCTCGACTACGCCGCGCTCCTTCGCGACGCGCTGGATGACCTCGCGTCCATGGGGGCAAAGGCGACCGCCCCTGATATCATGCACCGGCTAGCGACCCGGGCGTGCAAGGCGGCCGTCAAAGCGCACGACGTGCTCACCATGCCGGAGATGGAAGCGCTCTGTCGAAGATTGACCCGCGCGCGGGATCCCTATCATTGCCCGCATGGTCGCCCCGTGTTTCTGCGCATGACCGAACGGGAATTGGCGAGATCGTTTCGGAGGATCGTATGACACAGGCTTGCAAGGAGAATATGCGGATCCTTGTGACCACGCCGCTTCGCCCCAAAGCCGATCAGGTGACGCGCGCGTCGGAGATGGCGGCTTGGTTTGGCGGCGTCGCTGTGCCAAGACGCGGCCAGAGCATCGCCCATTTCCTCGCCGACGCGGACGCCGCCGTGGTGGTGGCCGATCCGGCCGTCGTGCACGTGCGCGGCGTCGAGCACCCGCTCTTTTTCCACCCGAGCATGGCCCATCAACGGCTGAGGAGGCTCGAGCAGGGAGAACATGATCGCCTGCTCGCACTTGCCGGGGTTTCGCCGGGCGACGTGATCGTCGACGCCACGTTGGGGCTTGGCACCGACGCACTGGTCTTCGCCGCGGCCGTCGGGCCGGAAGGGCGCGTCATAGGTCTCGAGCGCTCGCCAGTGCTCTACGGCTTGCTCCGCGCCGTGCAGGTTTACGGGTGTGAGGCTCATCCGCGCGAAGCCGCGCTCCTCAAGCGGGTGGCGCTCGTTCCTGGCGATCACGCCGATTGGCTGAAGGCCCAGCCCGACGACAGCGCGGACGTCGTGTACTTTGACCCGATGTTTCGCGAGCCCGTGCGCCAGTCCGCGCACATGCAGCCCATTCGGCCCGTCGCCTGGGAAGCGCCGCTGTCGCGTGAGGCCCTGGAAGAGGCCAAGCGCGTCGCACGGAGGGCCGTGATCGTCAAGGAGCGGCCCAAATCGGGCGTATTCGAGGCGCTGGATCTTGAGCCCGACCGCACCGCGGGCCGATTCGCGTACGGTGTATGGAGGAAGCCACGATGACCGACAGGAAACCCATTGTCTGCGTGGTCGGGCCGACGGGCGTCGGCAAGAGCGAACTCAGCGTCGAGATCGCGCTGCGCTACAGTGGAGAGGTCGTCTCGGCGGATTCCATGCAGATTTATCGGGGCATGGACATCGGGACGGCGAAGCTTCGCCCGGACGAGATGCGCGGGGTTCCCCATCACCTGCTTGACATCGCCGACCCTGCGGAGAAATTCACGGTTGCGCAGTGGAAGCGGCAGGTGGACATGGTCATCGACGAGATTGTCGCGAGGTGCCGCCTTCCCGTGGTGTGCGGCGGCACGGGATTGTATGTCCGGGCCCTCCTCGACGATCTCGACTTTTCGCAGACGCCGGAGGACGCCCATCTGCGCGAGGCGCTCGAGCGGCGCGCGGACGAGGAAGGCGTGGAGGCGCTGTACGAGGAACTGCGCGCGAAGGACCCGGAGCGAGCCCGGATGATTCATCCGAACGACCGGAAGCGGATTGTTCGTGCACTCGAGGTCGCGATGGTGCGGGGCACAGGCATGTCGGAAGACTACGACTGGACGCCGCGGCAAGGGCGGTACGAGGCGCTGGTCATCGGTATCACGATGCCGCGCGAGGCGCTGTATCAGCGCATCGACCGGCGGGTGGAAATGATGTGGCGCCTCGGGCTGGTGGACGAGGTCAAGCGCCTGCTTGCGGCCGGCGTGCCGATGGATGGGACGGCCATGCAGGCCATAGGCTACAAGGAAGTGGTCGCGTATCTGTCCGGTGCTGTATCGGAGGAGGAGGCAATTCGCATCATACAACAGAACACAAGGCGGTTCGCCAAGCGGCAGTGGTCATGGTTTCGGCGCGATCCGCGAGTGCACTGGTTTGCAAAAGGCAGCGATGGACTGTTTTCGACGGACGAGATCGCGCGATTGTGGGCACATGTCGACCACTTTTTGCAGGATATCGGATGGTCGACTGCGAATAGATCCAGCACCTGCAGATTGGAGAGTGAATCGTAGCATGTCGAAGTCGTCAGTCAACATTCAGGACACATTTCTCAATCAGGTGCGCAAAGAGCGAATACCGGTCATCGTGTACCTGGTGAACGGTTTTCAAATCCGCGGACTGGTCCGCGCGTTCGACAACTTCACCATCGTCGTGGAGACGGACGGCAAGCAGCAGCTCATCTACAAGCACGCCATCTCCACGTTCGCGCCCATGCGGGCGGTATCGCTCGTGCAACCCGAACCAAGTGCGGAGGCTGATCAGCCGGCGGAATAACGAGGATTGGGCGAGGACTGTTGTGCGTCGGTGGGTGATGGATTTGGCGACGAATAAGGGTTGACAATCCGAAGCGCCCCGTGCTATATTGATCCTCGCCGCGACAATGCCAGCGTAGCTCAGTAGGTAGAGCAACTGACTTGTAATCAGTGGGTCGCAGGTTCGATTCCTGTCGCTGGCTCCAAACGGTGGAGGGTGGCACAAGGTTCATCCTCCACAGATTCCACGCAGGGGCGTAGTTCAGCTGGTAGAACGGCGGTCTCCAAAACCGCATGTCGTGGGTTCGAATCCTGCCGCCCCTGCCATTTTTCCCCTTCATTCCTCGTGCTCCCATAGCTCAGTTGGTAGAGCGCATCCATGGTAAGGATGAGGTCACCAGTTCAAGCCTGGTTGGGAGCTCCAGAGGGCGTTTAGCTCAGTTGGGAGAGCATCTGCCTTACAAGCAGGGGGTCGGCGGTTCGAGTCCGTCAACGCCCACCATACTGCTAGTCGCGAAATCCCTTGTACTGCAAGGGATTTTTGCTTTTGATACACGTTGTGAAATGAATCGTACGGTAGGACGAGAGCTCTGAAAAAGTCATTGTTCATTGGGCGATTTCACGGTATTCTTATATGTGTATAACACATCGGATTGGTGGTGATCCCTTTGTCTAAAAGAAGCATCCTCGTCCTACATCGAAATCGTCAACAGCAACACTTGCTCGCTCATCTCGATGGAGCGATCGCTGGCTCACTTGTTGAAACCTACCGCACTTGTGGCAAACCCAATTGCATCTGCCATTCCGGGCAAAAACACGGGCCGTACTACCTGCTGACGTGGTCGGAGAATGGCCGGACGCGTACCTGCCACGTCCCCGCCGACAAAGTGGATGTCGTACGCACTGGGGTTGAGCGTTTTCGCGCCGCGCGAGAGGCGCTACAGAAACTGGGCGAGTACAATCGCCGTCTGATGCTGGAGGACTGATCCTCATGCTCACGCGCTTCCCGGATTCACGTTCGCTATGGGATGACTGGTTGATTCGAAAGCTGTTGCCGGAGAATCACATTCTTCTTGCCATTGACCAACATATCGACTTTCTTTCGTGGAAGAAGAAACCCGCGATCTGTATAGTCTCCATCATGGCCGTCCCGCCTATGCGCCTGAACAGCTCCTGCGTGTGCTGTTTCTCGCGTACTTCTACAACCTGTCAGACGTACGGGTTGCAGAGGAGCTGCGGTACAACCTGTTGTATCGTGCCTTTGCCCACTTTCTCTGGATGACGATACCCCTGACGACTCCACCCTGGTCGTGTTCCGCCGCCGACTGGGACCTGAACGATGCGCCCGGCTATTGGACCGCATCGTGGAACAGGCCCGCCAAAAGGGGCTTCTTGAAGGGAACGGCAGTGTGTGGATGCCACGGTGATTTCGGCGAATGCAGCCGTACAAAACCGGAAGGAGTTACTCCGTGCTGCACGGCGGCGTCTGTTCCGTGCTTGGGAGCGCATAGATGCCAAGACCGCTGCGGAGACGGCGAACCAGCTACAAGAAGAGTACACGAATGCATCCGAGCCGGACCTGGCCAAAGAGGAGAAGTTGACCCAACACTTGCTCGACGCGGTTGATGCTGCGGGCCATACGGAATTGCAGTCTTTGCGGGACACGGTGGCACAGATTCTGTCGGGGGAAGGGGGTGTGACCAACTTGATCGACCCGGACGGCAGGTGGGGATTCAAAAACAAACGGACTCCGTTTTTGGTTACAAAGCCCACGCGTCCATGGATGCCTCTGGGATTGTCACTTCTGTTCAAATATTGAGCGGGAACGAACACGAAGGAGAGCACCTGCCAGAACTGCTTGAACAGGACGTCCGCAAAGGGCATCGGTTTACTTCGGTGGTGGCCGACAAAGGCTATGACTCGATCGGGAATCGAAACGCCATTCGCAGCCATGGCGCAAAGCCGGAGATTCCTTCACGAAACGCCGGTGTCCTGGCGAAGACACGATTCCGTTATCGGCCTCGGAAAGACACCTTTGTGTGCCCAGGACGGAAGGAGACGAGCGGAAAACGCCTTTCAAAGGCGGGTTTCTGTACTACTTTCGCAAACCGATTGCCAAACTGCCCATTGAAACCGCGTGTCTGGGAAAGAAGGAAACCCGGGAGCGAGTGTAT
This window harbors:
- the mutL gene encoding DNA mismatch repair endonuclease MutL, producing the protein MPKVMADQIAAGEVVARPASCVKELVENSLDAGATRIEVALAEGGIACVTVVDDGEGMSAEDAALAFHRHATSKVHEPRDLARIRTLGFRGEALAAIASVARVRLITRARGEESGVLVRVEGGHIHPPEPIGAPFGTTMEVRDLFFNTPARLKYLRSAHTEQARSVEVVQRESLAHPEVAFVCRTERQVLFQTPGRGDAREVWAALYGVGEARMLLEARGATDDYTLHGYVGRPTQARSSRQHGYLFINGRPVRNLVVQQAVERAYGERLMVGRYPVYALYLEMDPALVDPNVHPQKWEVRLSEERDVCQLVESAVREALDNAMLTASPRVRTSAPIGSPVPLKLPEEPERLPEVPERTREMQQSPSPGADPKEPPRHLARSLSFGQGTGRTAAPREVWESALAVRESAASQLEAEPKTEANHAEDKREVQQERPTDWRLRPIGQALRAYILAEDGNDLYIIDQHAAHERVLYEDLLDAWEHGDIQPMPLLTPLELSLRPSVFEEVMACREELLALGIEIDPFGAHTVLVRTIPDSWQGLDYAALLRDALDDLASMGAKATAPDIMHRLATRACKAAVKAHDVLTMPEMEALCRRLTRARDPYHCPHGRPVFLRMTERELARSFRRIV
- a CDS encoding class I SAM-dependent methyltransferase, translating into MRILVTTPLRPKADQVTRASEMAAWFGGVAVPRRGQSIAHFLADADAAVVVADPAVVHVRGVEHPLFFHPSMAHQRLRRLEQGEHDRLLALAGVSPGDVIVDATLGLGTDALVFAAAVGPEGRVIGLERSPVLYGLLRAVQVYGCEAHPREAALLKRVALVPGDHADWLKAQPDDSADVVYFDPMFREPVRQSAHMQPIRPVAWEAPLSREALEEAKRVARRAVIVKERPKSGVFEALDLEPDRTAGRFAYGVWRKPR
- the miaA gene encoding tRNA (adenosine(37)-N6)-dimethylallyltransferase MiaA → MTDRKPIVCVVGPTGVGKSELSVEIALRYSGEVVSADSMQIYRGMDIGTAKLRPDEMRGVPHHLLDIADPAEKFTVAQWKRQVDMVIDEIVARCRLPVVCGGTGLYVRALLDDLDFSQTPEDAHLREALERRADEEGVEALYEELRAKDPERARMIHPNDRKRIVRALEVAMVRGTGMSEDYDWTPRQGRYEALVIGITMPREALYQRIDRRVEMMWRLGLVDEVKRLLAAGVPMDGTAMQAIGYKEVVAYLSGAVSEEEAIRIIQQNTRRFAKRQWSWFRRDPRVHWFAKGSDGLFSTDEIARLWAHVDHFLQDIGWSTANRSSTCRLESES
- the hfq gene encoding RNA chaperone Hfq; its protein translation is MSKSSVNIQDTFLNQVRKERIPVIVYLVNGFQIRGLVRAFDNFTIVVETDGKQQLIYKHAISTFAPMRAVSLVQPEPSAEADQPAE
- a CDS encoding DUF6788 family protein, whose translation is MIPLSKRSILVLHRNRQQQHLLAHLDGAIAGSLVETYRTCGKPNCICHSGQKHGPYYLLTWSENGRTRTCHVPADKVDVVRTGVERFRAAREALQKLGEYNRRLMLED